In Spinacia oleracea cultivar Varoflay chromosome 5, BTI_SOV_V1, whole genome shotgun sequence, a single window of DNA contains:
- the LOC130461359 gene encoding serine/threonine-protein phosphatase 7 long form homolog, whose amino-acid sequence MEPTIHPDPRDTSVLTLQAEHRSEDVWGGVMGRLLTCREHVLGLGEWVIHDRVLEFVRLAGFYGVHRLVGGGLALDRSLITALIERWRQETHTFHLAVGEATITLQDVAVLLGLRMHGAPVTGDGTGVWSALVEELLGIRPEPGDDGKPVLQGSSLRMTWLRRHFSQGPPMTLLILFMRGLAEHIFLHLWGQLWSKL is encoded by the coding sequence ATGGAGCCGACGATCCATCCCGACCCACGTGATACTTCGGTTTTGACGTTGCAGGCGGAGCATAGGAGTGAGGATGTTTGGGGAGGGGTTATGGGCAGGCTTTTGACGTGTCGGGAGCACGTGCTTGGTTTAGGAGAGTGGGTGATACATGATCGAGTCTTGGAGTTTGTTAGGTTAGCAGGGTTCTATGGTGTACATAGATTGGTTGGTGGTGGATTAGCCTTAGATAGGTCTTTGATTACAGCATTGATTGAGAGATGGAGACAGGAGACGCACACTTTTCATTTGGCTGTTGGTGAGGCTACTATTACTCTACAGGATGTCGCTGTTTTGTTGGGGCTCAGAATGCATGGGGCTCCTGTCACAGGGGATGGTACTGGGGTGTGGTCAGCTTTAGTCGAGGAGTTGTTAGGGATACGACCAGAGCCTGGTGATGATGGAAAACCTGTTCTCCAGGGTTCATCATTGAGGATGACTTGGTTGAGGCGACACTTCAGTCAGGGCCCCCCGATGACGCTGCTGATATTGTTTATGAGAGGTTTAGCCGAGCATATATTCTTGCACTTAtggggtcaactttggtctaaattgtga